CCGAAGGTGGCCGCCAGCTTCCCCAGTTCCGGATCGGTGGTCAGCAATTGACCGACCCGATCTCCGTTGGGGGCCAACGGAACCAGTGTGTGCTTCGAGTACACCGTCGGCGCGGTGTAGAGCAGCCGCATGTCGGGCCGGATCGAGCCGTCGGCGCGGACCAGCCGGTCCACGAACTGCGACTCGTAGATCAGCACCATCGGCGTTTTGCCCATGCCGGCGGCCAGGTAGTCCTCGAACGGGCCCTCGGTGCTGTTCTGCGTGTAGCCCTGGTCGAGGAACAGCTTCGACAGCTCCGGCAGCACCTTCGCCTCGGCCTCCGGCGAGTTGACCACGGTGTTCCCGTTGGCCACGAAGGAAACGATCGACAGGTACATCGCGGCCGAATTGGACTCGCGGGGGTCGGTGGTGGTCAGCAGCACGTTCTTGCGCGCGGGGAAGGCGGTGTTGCCGGGCAACTGGTCCCAGCGGGTGCCCGCGCGGGTGATCTCCAGGTACTTCGCGATGTCGAGCACCTGGTAGTCGCCCGCGCCCCGGCGCACCACGCCGTTCGCGGTGAGCAGCGAGACGATCGGCTCGAAGGTCGCGACGGCCATCGGCGACTGGAACGGCGTGTACACCCCGGTGACCGAGCGGTCACGCTGGATGCGTTGTGCCGCGGGGGAAGAGGACGGGAACGCGAACTCGTAACCGCCCAGGTCCACGCTCGTCGCGAGCTGCCGCGAACCGGCCGTGTCGACCTCCACCTCGAGCCCGTGCTTGGCGAAGGCGTCGACCACCCGCTGATCGGAGAAGAAGGCGAGCTTCTCCGAGCCGATCACCCCTTTGACCGTGGTCGTTTCGCCCGCCCGCGTGCCGGTCCCGGCCTCGTCCGGCCCGCCGAACACGATCACGCCTGCCACAGCCAGGACCAGTACCACCGCGGCGGCGATGGACAACCGGCGTTTCACTCGTTGCGTCTCCCCAGGTCGTTCCCCCGTGCGGACGATCCTTCATCGCCCGTGACTCGTTTGACGCGCGAGCGGCCCATCGCGAGGTGAACGCTTGATGAACGAACGGTGCCGCTGTTCACGGCCGACCTGGCCAAGGCGCACCTGCTGCCCGCCGAAGTGGAGGACCGCGCCGCCCTCCCCCTCATGAGATGGTGAGGCGGTGGACACGACCGAAACCCTGGGTGCTGTGGCACATCCGGGCGGCTTGCTGGTGCGTCGGCCCGAACTGACCGTGGGCATCGTGCGCGCGGTGTCCCGGCTCTCGGCCTTGGACATCGAACTACTGGCCCGCCGTCCGCTGGATCACCGCAGTGCGACCGAACGGCAGCGCGACATCCGCGACGGGCTCTCGAGCCCGCCGGAAGTCGCGCCCCGCCAGTTGCTGCCGGCGTATGACGAAGGCATGGACCTGCGCGCCGGCCGGCTCGATCACACCGGCCGCGCACACTGGGAGTTCGCCACATCCTCCTCGTCGGGCAGCAGCAGCACGTCCGGTCCCACCCACCGGTCGGTGTTCCGGTTTCCGCCGGCGTTCGACCGGTTGTCGCTCGTGCTCGCCTGGCCGGAGATCGGCTTCCCGGAAACCGTCGTCACCATGCCACTACCCGACCGGCCCACCGTCGAACGAGCCACGACCTCGATCTGGCAAGCACCACTGGACGTTCACCCCGTGCCAGAAGGGGTAACCCACCATGCCCACAGCCACCACTTGCCACCGGCCATCGAAGCAGGCACGAACGCCGCGCCACTTCGAGTACTCCACCGCGGCGATCACCGCGTCGCCGTTGTGCTCACCCGGCTGACCGCCACGAACTCGATGCTGTCCATGGAACTGTTCAGCATCGCCAAGGACGATCGCGCGGACACGATCAGCGCCCATGTGTTCCCCTCTTCGCGACCGACCCCAGGCGCGCTGGACGACCCAGCGCAGATCCGGGCCACCGGTCCCGGTGCCTCCGTGGCAGTCATCAACGGGCACGAAGCCTTCTGGCTCCGACCAGGTGACAGCTCCGCCTCCGGAGGCGGCCAAAACTTCTCCTCCCACCAGGAGTTCACCCTGAACCGCCCGCACGACGACCTGCTCGACCTGATCGTGGCCTGGCCCCTCGCCGGACTCCCCGACGTGCGAGTACAGCTCCCCCTCGACCTGGCCTGAGCCACCCGGCACCGTCCTTCCCGCACCGGATCCGGCCTGGTGCCCGTTGACAACCACGGCCCGCCCCTGCATGCTTTCCATATCGAAAGTAGATGCGGATTGGACGACGGTATGCCTGGCTCCGCCGAACTCGACCAGGTCGCCGACGTGCGACGCAAGCTCGCCACCCAAGCCCTCGGCACCTTGCCCGAGTCGTCACGTACCCAGTCGATGTTCGAAATAGGCGCGTACGTGGTGTTGCTCGGGATCCCGATCTGGAAGCTGTTCCTGCCCGGCCTCTTCACCGGAGCTGGGGCGTGGGTGATGCTCGCCGTCATGCTGCTCTTTGTGGCCTACCCACGGATCAAGGAGCGGCGGCACGGGGTTCGGCTTCCGCACCGGATGAACGCGTATCCCAGCGCCCGGAAGGCGCACTACGCCTTCCTCGCCATTTTCACGGTCAATATCGGCGTTGTCGGCCTGCTGGTCGACTTCGGTCATCTCGTCATCGCGTCGGTGCTGTCGGTCCCCGCGGCCGTGGCCCTCTTCGTGTGCGAGAAGGTGGCCCGCACCAAGATGCGCGAGGACATCGAGGCGGGCCGGGTCTCGGTGGGACTGTGACCACGTCCGATCTTTCCGGCGGTGAAACCCTCGGCGACCCGGCCACCCAACGTGACCCGATCTTCGAAACCGGGCCGCGGCTGGCACTGTGCGCGCTGTTGCAGGGCGCCAACTGGGTCGAATTCGCCACCACCCGCGACCTCATCGGGATCAGCGATTCCGCCGTCTCCAAGCACAGCCGCACCCTCGAAGAAGCCGGCTACCTCGAAATCCGCAAGGGAGCGGTCGGCCGAAGGCCCCGGACCTGGCTGCGGCTCACGCCGTCCGGCCGCACCGCGCTGAACGGCCACCTCACCTGGCTGACCAGTCTGCGCCACGCCGTCGACGAAACCACTGAGCGGGCTCCCTCCGGCGACTCTCGATAGCCTCCCGGCATGGCGTGAGCGCCTCGAACGCATCCCGGAGGCCGGTGCCGAGCGCAATCGCCGTGGAAACCCGGCCCATCGGACGTCCGGGACAGCCCGGGACAGCTGTTTTGGCTTGTCCGCGCCAGGTGGCGGTCGTGATGCTTTCCTTCCCGGCGGTTCGCCGGATCACTTCCCGGGACTGAAAGGAAGCATCGATGCCCGCTGCCCGAGACAGGCTCGTCCGGACTACTGGGACGGGCCGCCGTCCGGCTACCAGCCGTGGCCGTGGCCGCGACCCTGACCTTCGGCGGCATCTCCGCCGCACTCGCCCCGGCGATCGCCGAGGCCGCGCCGCCGAAGTCGAGCACCAAGTCGACGGACCGCGTCGACAAGGAGGACGCGTACCACGCCGCCAAGTACGGCAAGCCGGCTGCCAGGGCGCCGCGCTGCGAGAATCCTACCCAGTGCGACCACCAGGAGGCGGAGAAGAAGGCGTACCCGTACCAGAAGACAGCCGACGTGGTCGACCCGGCGAGCAAAGCCGCTGACGCGGCAAAAGCCGGAGCGGACGGTTACCACGCCGGGGCCGACAAGCAGCGGGACGAAGCGAAGAAGCACAACAACCGGGGGCGTAGCGGCAACCCCGCCGTGCGTGAGCCTGCCAAGAATCTGCCCAAGGCCAGGTCGCTGCCGGAGAACTTCATCGACTGGTACGCCAAGAACAAGTACGTCAAGGCGGGCACCCGCATGATGGGGATCGCCGCGTACGCCGCCAACGGGGCCGCCGACGTCGCGGGCGGGATGTCCATCGTGGACGCGGCGCACAAGCAGGGCTTCATCGCCACGAGTGAGGCGGGCGCCGCGGCCGCCGGCGCGGCGGCGGGCGCGGCTTGCGGGCCGTTCATCGAGGTGTGTTCCCCGGCGTTCGCCCTCGTGGCCAAGTTCGAGGCCGGAATGGTGGCGGAGGAAAAGTTCGACGAGATGTACGCCCGGAGGTGAGCAGCGGGCCTGGCCGGGAACCGATCTTACGAGATGAGGAAATCGGCGCCGAAACAGTGGGAGCGCACACCACGCCCCAGCCGGGGCGACCATCCCGTTCCGGATCGCCGCACCCGCCACCGAAGTCGTCCGCACGCTGCACGCGCAGGTCAGCCCGACCGGATCGGCAACGCGGCGAATCCCGACGGCACCACGGTAGCCACCACCTTCGTCTCCGGGTGACGCGTCGGATCAGCGCCGCTGCTGGGCCATCCACTGCCAGATGTGGGTTCCGTCGATGCTGGGGTCGTTGTGCGCCACGTAGATCCACGACCAGTGGCCGGGGAACTGGTGGCCGTTCCAGACGACGTTGTCGTAGAGGGTCATCGAGGAGCCGGGGATGAGGTTGTGGGCGTGGACGGTGTTGGCCTGCGGATCCACCGTGGTGTCGTCGAGGGAGGTGACCAGCCAGGTGGGGGTGCTGATGGCCGCCAGTTCGGCGTCGGGGATCAGCGGCGAGCCGTCTCCCAGTGAGGCGACGACTCCGCAGATCGGCACGGACGCGGCGAACGTGGTGGGATAGACCGTGGTCATCTTCATGCTCAT
The genomic region above belongs to Amycolatopsis sp. YIM 10 and contains:
- a CDS encoding transcriptional regulator, producing the protein MTTSDLSGGETLGDPATQRDPIFETGPRLALCALLQGANWVEFATTRDLIGISDSAVSKHSRTLEEAGYLEIRKGAVGRRPRTWLRLTPSGRTALNGHLTWLTSLRHAVDETTERAPSGDSR